Genomic window (Mycolicibacterium smegmatis):
TGCGGGCAGGCGCGAGGCGCGGTCGGTGACGCTGGCCGGCCACGCGGACAGCGCGGCGATGATGTCGGCGCCGCCCATGGCAAGTGTTCGTGCGGCCTCGGGGAACGTCTTGTCGTAGTCGATGAGCATGCCCACGCGGCCGACCGGCGTGTGGAACGTGCTGAAGGTGTCGCCCGCCAGATACGTCAGCGATTCCCCGACCGGTTGGTGCACCTTGCGGTACGTGCCCAAAACCCCGTCTCCGCAGACACATACCGCCGCGTTGTACCGTCCCCCGCCCGGCGCGGACTCGGCATAGCCCACGCACACCGTCATCGGCCCCGCGGCCGAGACCACGGCCGCGATCTCGGGGCCGTCAAGTGTCAGCGCGGGCGGTGGATCGTCGGGATCGGGCCGGTGGAAGTCGCCGATGTAGCCGCCCAGGCACGCATCGGGAAACACCAGGAAATCGACTCCGTCACGCGCCGCCGACTCGATGATGCCGACGACCTTGGTCACGCCGCGGTCCAGGTCACGGCCGAAATGCGCCGCGACCGCGCCCAGGGTGACCGGTGCCATGCGCTCCTCTCACGCCTTCCCGAGACCCGTGACCGGCGACGTCAGCGCCGTCGTCGTCACGCCGTCCGGCCAGCGTAGGCGCACGCCCGGTTCGGCGGTCAACGACCCGCACTCGGAACTCGCCACACCTGCCGGCACCGCCGCGGATCCCAGCGCGCCGCCCACGGTGAGCATGCCGAAACCCGGAAAACACGTCAGCCAGGGGGCCATGCCGGCCGACGCGGGTCGCGGGATCGTCGCGACATCCAATTCGGCCCCGGTCCCGCTCGCTTCGGCCAGCATGCCCACGGTGCCGACGACGCCCGCCATGCTGACATCCTTGGCCGCGCGGGGCGCCATGCGGGCGACCAGACCGGCCATCGACGCCAGTTCCGCACTGT
Coding sequences:
- a CDS encoding carbon-nitrogen hydrolase family protein translates to MAPVTLGAVAAHFGRDLDRGVTKVVGIIESAARDGVDFLVFPDACLGGYIGDFHRPDPDDPPPALTLDGPEIAAVVSAAGPMTVCVGYAESAPGGGRYNAAVCVCGDGVLGTYRKVHQPVGESLTYLAGDTFSTFHTPVGRVGMLIDYDKTFPEAARTLAMGGADIIAALSAWPASVTDRASRLPADRQSRLFDLYDCARAAENQVVLVSSNQTGVMGNLRFLGQAKVVGPGGDILATTRSKGGLAKVEIDVHAEITRARRVLNHLTELRPGSYHVASEADR